The DNA segment TTGTATGCATACGCTGTTTTCATAAACAAATCAGTCTCACCTTTTCCGCCAGACACTCTTTTAAGGTTTTGTGAAAGATACCACGAGCAATGTACATGCGATGCATGCTTATATATAgtacaaacaaaattaataatagatATATGTCTGTCAAAAATGATTACCACGTTAGGATCATCATGAATAAACTCCTTCAATTTCTGGAAAAACCATGCCTATGAATCATCATTCTCCGAATCAACAATGGCTCATGCTATAGGATATTGATGAAAGTCGTCATCTCAGGCCGTAGCAACAAGTAAACAACCTCTATATTTGCACTTTAAAAATGTTCCATCAACAAATATAACTTTTCACATTCTATGAAATCCATCAATGCATGCCCCATATGCAAGAAACATATATTTAAATCTACATGTTGAATCTGTCACCAAATCAGTTTTCGAGCATTTATTCACATGTTTAATCATGTGCAAATATGAAGGCATAATTCTATAACTCTCTTCAGGACTTCTAAGTAACTTATCCAAAGCAACTTGTCTTCCCTTCCACGCTTTGAAGTAACTAATTTCAACACATTTATTTTGCATCATCGTAATTATGGTTTTTGGTTCAGGCAAGCTGAGTTgtcctttaaaattttcaaccaaaatCTTTGCTACAAACTCTGAAGTTGCTTGTCGATGTATTTTCCTCCAATATGAAAGGTCACAAGTATGTGTGTTACGATAAACACGTATAGAAAATTGTGATGAATTCTTTATTTGTGATGGACATATTTTCCAGCTACAACTCGGTGTCACACATTTaacatcataaatttttttgttggattTCCGAACATCTATTTCAAAGGACGCATTTAAACAATTCTTAAACAACTCTGTTTGAAATTCATCCTTGCTCCCAAACTCTTCTCCGACAAAAAAGTTAAACAAATCATTAAAAGAATATGTCACATTCCCTTCAATATCTCCTACCACAGCTAATAATGTAGAATATTGTACATCTTGTCCAGGATAATAAAATTCAACTTATGTATTCTGTGTTGTATACAATGTAAGCTCAtcaacatgatttttttaattcaaaacaaATTCATCATCAACTATTTCAGTTACCACATTATCAATCTTTGCTATTTCATCCACCACATTTTCATGCTAATTCATTTTATCGTCTAAGTCATTCTTAAAAAATACCCCATCAAAATATTCATCATATGTTCTCTCATTACCACCATATATTTCAGTTTCACAGTTGTTAACCTTCTCATCATCTCTGCAAATTTCAACATCTGTAGCattgtcattttttataacTGGTTCCGAAACCACTTGTTTTGATAATTTCAACATGAAGCAAATGTCTAACATTTGAAAAGCCAAAAGACAGATATGTTGTCAATGCTCGTGagctttttatatatattggtCTTGGATTACATACCTCAAATTTTGGCAAGTAACTTAGCTtcaataaaatatcatgtctaTCCAAATGAAGTGTCTCAAAAATTACATCTTCAACATCTTCAATACTTACGTCACTCTCATCAATATATATAGCATGCCAACCCGAATTACTTTCAACACACCATGAATATTTATGTTCATTGTCAGCCTTCCATTCACcatcaaaattaattaagattTGAATCATATCTCTGTCCACACAATctgtaaaaaaatatgtataaataATGGATGTAAAGGAGTTGGAAATATACAAATTGACATATTTAAATTCATGTATTAAATTATGGAAATAAATGTAAATAATTTACTTTTATGACATGGATAACCTACTAAACGAAATAAAATACCGATCGCTCATCTTTCCCTAAATCTTCCATGAAAATACATGTGAAGAATAACTGACTGCAATATATGATTTAACCTACATAAAAGTAAACGACTGACTAAATGCTTTTAGCTGACTGCAATATATGATTTAATCTACTGAAACTTAACCGACTGACAAAATGATATTAACCGAATGCAATATATAGCTTATCCAAccgaaataaatgttttaacaaCTGAATGACAAATGAAATTACTTGAGTAGAGGATAATCCACATaaatgaaaacataaatcgccaaataaaatatcttataTCGATCTTCCAATGATCCcgtgaaaaaatatattatatgagAATGAAAATGTCATTAAGCTTTAATTCTAATTTCTATTTCCTTGgagaaaagaaaatgaagaggttgAGAATGCTAAGAATGAAATGAAGACtgagaatgagaaaaatgagagtAAATGGACAATGGCGTAGATGCAAAGGAAGAAGAGAAAAAAGAGATCAAAGTTGTGAGCGTGAAAGAAAAGGGAGAGGAAGTTGGGTTTTCTCAATTAAGCTCAAAATCCTATTACTTAATATTTAGATTAACTATTAATTATAATTAGGTCTATTgaccaaaaaaatattctaaagcatttgatcttaatattttttgtttggaGCTCAAATTTGCAAATGACCCTTTAAATTATCTATTTAAAtgctatatattttttatgttttcattATATCGTATTATATGAAGTTATtggtaaaaaacaaaaacttatactttaattatataaaaaacaaCTTTTTGAAATAGCCAACTTTATTCGTCAATGATTGTTACAAGTATCCAACTTACATATATTTATCAGCATGAAAATGCTTATATATTAAtgataaaatttgaatataagCTTTGGTGATcagaaattaaattaatactGATTTAAGTTAAATTACTAAATACATGAATCAATGAAATGAACTGACAGTCAATGTTGATCAACTTCACTGACACAAGATGAGAGGGGCAAATTTTTATAGACAAATCAAGTCGTTCAACTCAACCGAACTGATAAGCATTTTGCAAGAGCTCGAGTGAAATTAAGTCATCGTCATTTATTCTGTGAGCAGAATATATCAGTTTTTAGACTGATTTGACAACATTCTATGAAGACAACAAACTATCTCCAAGTATATTTCAAGAGTTGTTAGCAAACACAAAATAAAGATATGTTGGTTACCTCTTTAAGCTACTCTCCAAGGAATTTGAATTAAGTGATAATATATTTGGAAACACGACAAGGACACGTGACattctttgcttaattttcggTTACCCAATATATATGTGAGtacaatatatatgtattaacgTTGAGGACCAACACCTACAAAATGAGAATGAAACAGATCGAGTTAAGAAAAGAGTATGCTTGAAATTTTGAATAGGCAAATATAAGTCCATAGTCggagtgagtttgtacaaaaaGTTGTACCGATCAAATATTCAAGTGaatctttctggaaacagaagaagtgGAGACTTAGAAACTTAGTCTCCAAACTTtcataaacaaatttttatcaTCATTTACTTTAAgtctttttatttatcttatatGTTATCATATGTGTTGTTGACTTTATAACTTGAATTGATATGTTGCACTAGCATATATCATATTCACTTAGTAACTTCAGTTGTTTcgcaattaaatattttagcagCTTAAGTATTCAGCTTTATTGGAATATTAATTTGAGCTGTTAACAAAGCACGAGTTTCCcattatttgttataattttataattgtttagaAATTTGAGCCGTTAACAAAGCATGAGTTTCTcattatttgttataattttataacaGTTCATTCATCTCTTTTAAACTGTTATCTTAGATCCtaacaatatatttaaattcatcTATTTTGTATTaagcaaattttaaaaaacttagagatcatattgaaatttaaaactacatataattatattttataattatacttaatggtgtcaaaatattgtaatcaaatttctaaaaacACGAAATGCGTGGTAGCTTGGAAGTCAAGCTTCAAGATTTTCAAGATTTTATGATATTAAATGAATTATTAAAGTTTTTTTATACTGAATTAGAAAATGGACCATGACATTAAATTTGATTAGTGCAAAGAACTAatgtttaataatataattatatatattaataaaattcacAATTCTAAAATTAAATCTCACAAGAATgaaagttttgtattatcattaTGAAGTCACAAACTCTCAAGAAATTAGTGAGATTCCTCAATTTCAGTACATTGTTGAAGTGCTGAGCTTTGCGAGATGCTAATGGTCGAGTTGGACATCCAATAGGGGAAACCTGACGGGGACATAAGTAGGCCTGTCACAACGAATTAGCGGGTAGGACAAGGTCAGCCGAAAAATTGTCGACCCAACACACTCAGAAGAACCTAGCCAATTTTGAGTAAAATTTGGTGGGCCATTAGGCGGATTCATTTTGGCAGAACCAAAAATTGCAATCCAACTCATCTCTAGACATATGCCACATACTATTTGGATGTATTTACGCCTAATTGATTCGAATCCATGCTTACAAAATATGGATTTAGCAAAATTAGTGACGATGTATTTCAAAGAATGAATGAAAATCTTACAATTTGTATATAAAActatgatttttaaaactttacgAAACTACCATGTTTGCAGCCACCGAGACCAGAGTAACTACACCAAATACTTTAGAGCCAGAGAACATTCATGGAAAGTTGGCTACAGTTTTGATTTGAATTCATATTTcacaattttagttatttactTGAATGTACATATGATCACAAAAGACCTTGCAAATTGCAAGCGAGGGTAAAACATGTATGATAGGCCAACTTCGACAACAAAACAATAGATTCTTGCCTGCTTTATTTTGCCTTCTGGGAGGCTTCCACATACTGCCCCGCAAGTTTCTTTACCTTTTCGCCTTCTTTTATGAGGAAATTTGCATTCTTCTCTTTCGAGTGGTATTTCATAACTTTCTCTGTAGTTTTCTGCACTGCCCACCGGTATTGTTCTACTGTGATCACACCACTCTTGCACAACGGTCTAACGTGCTCTTTGATATAGGCTTCAACCTTCACAGAAGACACGATCAATTTCGTGTGTTGCAACCAAAAAACTCGCTTTTAATATGTACGAAAATAGTATTTTACCTTGTGCATGACGGAATTGCTGCTTTTTGATTCCTTCTTGTTGTCAACGTAAGATTTCTTCTCCTTCTTTGACACATTCTCCCTTTTCTGCGAACAGGAAGATGACTCTTCTAACATAGGAGAGGAGTTTGAATTAGCAACCACATTTGAATTTCCCACATGATTCTCAATTGCTTTTCCAGAATCCTTTTCTGCGTCTGAATTAGCAACCACATTTGAATTTCCCACATGATTCTCAATTGCTTTTCCAGAATCCTTTTCAGCGTCTGAGCTGTCTCCAAGTAATGTCTTCTTGACTATCTGCTCAACAGGCGTTGTTGATAGAGAGTAGGAATATTTTACTATAAGTGGTTCTTTGTCAGGTCCATAGAGTTCTTCACAGTCTGCAAGGGAAGGCTCTTTGTTCCCATCAACCAAAGAATTTGTAACAGGGTAATCTTCTGATCCAACATTAGCAACAGAGCTTCCACCACTAGGTTTATTCTGAGATTCGAGCAGATAGGACGAGCCCTTTAAAGCTCCAAAATCTGCTATCCCCTCATGAACCTGGATACCCAGCGTCCCATTTGTTTTCCCAAGGTTAAGGGAGGAGAAGACCATTTTAATTTTTGGTTCAGGCTGTAGCTCGGAAATCTTTGGGCCGCCAGCACCAATGAAGTCATCATCCTCCAAATTATACTCAAAATCTCCGTAGATATCAAGTTCTGGATGAGaatcaacttcaaatacatcATCAGGTCCTTCATCTTCACTTTTTTCCGAGCCAGCTCCCTTTTTTATATCATCAACAGAGCCAGTGGGACTATTTGGTGGGGAGTCAGACATGAGACCTGCACTTCTAAGTGCGTCCTCAACTACTAAATCCGAAAGGATACAGTTAGTTTCATCAGCTGCTTCGTCAGAGAGGGCCTCTGAAGTAGAGCAAAGATTGGAGTCTTTAATTTTATCAGAATTCATGCTGTCTGATCTTCGCAATACCTCCTGCGAACACAGATTCACATACACTAATTTGCTATTTGATTTGTCAGCTACTTCCTTTTCGATATTTACAGCATCCGCAACAGCCAACTCTGTTTCAGCTGTTCTGACAACAGATGATGGATTTACTTTCTTCAAAAAGTGCTCGGCTAAGCGATAAAGTTGAGCCTGtgcaataaatttttaaatattttcatccTTTTATCCTTTGgataaatttatctaatgcgACAGTCAAGAGCTTCAGTTTCAAGATAAAGAATGAGCCTGGAACTAACACTAACAGAAATGATAATTAACACCGGGAAAAAATTCTCTCTGACTATTGAAAAGGTAGCTTATTTCATCCTGCACATTAGCCCACTATCATTGTATCTCTTCTTTTTTGTGCTAACCTCTGTATAAGTAGTAAGGTACTGATAAACAAAATGATTAACAAGGAAGAGATGGAAAAAGAGGCACATATATAGTACCTGCCTAACTGGTACTGAGATTTTATTGTGACGACAAGGTGCCAAAACCGGTTGCATTTCTTTCGGTAGCTGAGCCTGCTCGAATGgccaaaacaaagaaacatgaCTAAATCATTGAATTACACTGAAAAAATGACGAGACGTAAAGAGATATTGTACCAATAATGAATAGTTCCCTTTAAGAATGGCACTGTCCCCGTCTTTCTCTCGTGCGACATTCTTGTTTGAGGATGCCGTTTTCCTTGCCAGAACTTCCAAGGCCCATTTCCTTTTATCACCTTTTGTAACATCCAATTTATTCACTGTATCCTTCTCAGAAGATGCCTTCATTCCACATGATGCAGGAGTAGAAGATCCTTTGGGTAATCTTTTCTGATGCACTTCACTGGAAGCTGTTTCAGCCTTCAAACCCTTGACACTCTTATCAGTCCCTTTAACATCTAAATGATGAGAAACCACGGGCCATGACGAGTTCTTCGATAAAATTTTATCAGAGTGGTCTACAGTCGATGATTTTGATGCTTTTTCTGTCAGACCAACTTCTCTCTTCTGTTCGAGGGTTGCAACATCTTTAAGGGCAGAAACAGGCTGGATGTCATTCTTCCTTGGAAACACAGACGTGTCAGCTAAATACAACCTTGAAAGTATGGAAACTTTTGCCGCCTCTTCCTTCCCAGTTGTTTTATCAGAGTAACCAGAATCATCTCTTAGCTGGTCAAGAACCGAATTCAAAGCCTGAATTTTTTCAGTCCTGGTTGTTTTTATGCAGCGATGTTTCCAAAACTCAATTTCACATTCCCGAGTCCATGCTCTTCTCCGTTTTCCTCCACtcccataaattttttttgtcaggCTTTCACGCACTTTTCCCTTCTGCAATAATGACCTTTTTGCCTTCATATCCAGAGATGGCTTCATGTTTTCAGTCCCTGATCCTGCCAAAGCAGCTCGGAAAGCTTCCAGAAGTTTTGGATCAAAAAGAGTTTTACCAGGGTCTTTAGAGGATTTATCACGAACAGCTTCTCTGATTTTTCTTCTAAGCTCTTGAACTAAAGCTGACGAATCTTTACCATCACCAGTTCTCCTCATAATCTTTTTGAGCCTCAACCTAACAGCACTTTCTCTTTCTTTAGAGGTTTCATTGGAACAAAGTTTATGTTCATGCTGATTATGAGATCTATGATCTGTTCCCTGAACTATAGCTGATATATCAACTTGAGCAGGTTCGGCTGTTTGATCCTTCATACAAATCAGTTGATTGTTCCTATCAGGCCTGATTTTCTTAGGAGTAAATTTTCCATCAGCACTAGCTTCTCTTGCATTACCATCATTTCTAAGAGAACCACAATAAAGTTAATGAGACAAGATTAGTGGAAGAAAAAACAGATAAAAGGCAAAGCTAAACTCATAAAAGATTTATTGTTTCAGGAATATTTAGGTGTCCACGAGAAAACAATTTGATCTAGGGAAACAAGACTAACGGATATTTGTTGTAGAGGAATAATAAACAATTACTTCATGAGCAAACATGTTACAATTATGTATGAGTGTGTGCGTGTACATCAGACACATACATTATAAAAATGGTCTAATCTAGCACAAGAAAAATAACGATTTGCAATACACCTTCTAACATTACTGTCACTCAATAAGATGCTACGATGAAATATAATATTGTCCAACGTAATGTTAAGATGCCAATGTGGAGGTAAGCATGCTTATTATGAGACGAACTTTCATCATATATTTGGCAAAATACACGTAATTTCAGAACATTGACTTCTTTTAGCAtcgaaaaggaaaaatatattagaaacaaGACATGCATTCTGCTAAATTCTCATGTAGCTCGTACATGTTGGAGTTCTACCACATGCAGAGTGTTCATTCCATCTAAACAAGCTAGCAAAACGAGGGCAATTCCTGTGGCCTACCATGGATTACAAGGAAAAGCAAATACAGTTTGAAAATAGAAGATTGTGCGTCAATTATTTGCAAACCTTCGCATACAAAAATTCAaaggttgtgtttggattgaaTCATTTAAACTCAACGATTTCAGATCTTTCTCTAAAGCCGTTCTACTAGTTTGGACAGTTTTTCATAATGAGAATTTCAAGTTCACCCCCTCCAAATTTAAACTTTTCTGAAACCAAccataatgaatttcaaatgcacCAGATACTATCACTTAAAAATTCAAGTTTCAAATCCTTTccttaaatcaaataattccaTTCAAATCGAATCCTTTGGTCTAAACACAAcctaatcaaaattttaaaatcaaataaaaaacaagAGCACCTCTACACCTGCCACAGGTATTTCAGCCATTCAAAGAATCTTTCAGAAAACAACTATTGCAAGCTTCAAGACTGAAACATGTTAAGCATTCTGCATTTACATAGTCCAACAGCAAATCTTGGAGTATCAATTTTGATGCAAAGCTGAATGGATGCCAACCTTCTATCTCCAAGCTTCCTTTTAGCACCAGTAACTTTGATGATGGTTTCTTTTTCGTCAGGCGTCGTACTGTTAACTGATAGTACCTCCATTTTATTGGATGCCTTTTTGTCAGCTGAAACCATTCCAGAGAGAAGACGAGGAACAATGAGATGAACTTGATTTATTACAAATAAAATCAGAATACAATTACAGGCAGTCAAAACCTAATACTAAGAGAGTGATTTATACACTCACTCTAGTTTATACCTGGTAAAAGATATtcttctaaatttttatttggttcCGCATCTTCTGGAACTTGATCTTCAGCTTCGTCCTCGACCTTCAAGTCTGGCAATAGCATATATAAAAGAGAATATAATACTAACATCCATATACAAGATAAAATACTCGATATCTCAAGAATCTCATTTACCAGTCATAACCGTGAGTCCCGATGAACCAATATTATGATTGAAGCCTAAGTCGCGTATTCTGTTGTTTGAATGTTCTGGTGATATATTGTCTGCATCACCAGTACTCATTTTTAACTTAGGAGAGGATAATGAATGAGATGGACTGTAACTACCATCTTCCAATAAAGTAAATTCCATTTCTGGTTGACCCAAGTTTAATTTAGCACCATTCCGATAGAATAAAGTTTCCTTTGAATTCAGAACGTTAGAATTAGACGTGGACAATGTGTTTTTCACGTCCTCGCCACATCCCAATACTGATTCTCTTGATTCTTCAGTCCTTTGGTTCCCTTCAAGTAATGAAATGACTATAGCTGTCTCTCCATCATCAGCTACGGATATTGATACCCTTTCAGAGAAAGAAGATTTTGCTAGACAATAACCGCTAGAAAGTCCTGAACCAAGCTGGTTACTTTGCTTTGATGTTAAGACCTCGTGTGGATTTTGAGAGACATTATCAACAAAACATCTACATaacagaaataaaatattaaaaaatcgaAGAACAAGCAACTTAGGAAAAAATTTTATGGCAGATAACTGCTTTAATTCATATCAGTCATTTAGAAGTGTAATTTGAAATCGTTTTTCTTCTTTATAAGGTTCAGAAAATCTTGATTTACCAAAGCTACAAAACTTCAAGGCTAGGTACCAAGTCCCCACACAACTGTAACTTAAAGTGACGTATTATGATAATGCATACATAAAATAGTACTAGATAATACATAAGGAACAACAGACCGTGAGATACTTTTGTTGTATGGAATAACCAGTAGACGGATGCTTAATGAACAACTAATTACCTGGGGCACAGCCATGAGCTGTCACTAGTGCCTTCAGGATCAAATCCCACACAAAAAGCATGATACCTGATTGTTTTCATTACACAAACAATTAGAAGAATACTTCGGAATTACTTAACAACCTAGTATTTAGAGGGTAAGATTGTACGATGGTGAAGTGAAGTCCTCACAATGCCATACTACCAATTCAAAATTTGCTCACAATATAAATTAAGTGTGTGTAATTCTGAACTTCTGCTACAGGCAACATAAAATTCCCTACTACATCTTTCTTGAGTTCGAAATCCATATTTCGTTTGAAGCCTGGACTAACAATCAAAGCTGTTTGTATTTAGTTAATTAACTAAGACACCAATGAAACAGCATGTCCCTTTGTGTGTATGGCAGAAGCAGCAGGAGAAAGTCGAACAATTTCTGAAAGACTTGAAACTTTTATAACTATCAAATGCCCTACctttaaaaatctgaaaagGTGCCAATAATATATCTGATCTTTACGTAAAGAGCAAGGATAAAGACGAGCAGGAAAAAAGGAGACAGGGCCCTCAGAAGTTAGCTCCTcttaaaattcatattaaaattctGAAATGAATTTCACACCCCGAAGTATGCTCTTTATTttgaacaaataaataaagcatTAAGCATCATATTCTAGTTTACGCCAACAATGTTACTGGACGTTAAGTCAAACATAAAGACCGATAACATGGAGAAAATTTAATAAGTACATCAACTATAGAAGAAACAATAGACAAAGAATTggacaataaaactaaatataTGATAGGAAAGTTTAGTTCACACCATTTATCACATGAATCACAAGCAATGGATGTATCAACATCCAAATCTTCTTCAACTGCAACTAATCCACTTCGAATTTTGCAGCCATTTTCATCCAAACAGACAACTGCCTATAAGAGGCACATAAACCATTATTTTGCAATTGCTAATACAGTAATACTTGCTtgaacattaaatgttaaatgTACAGAAAACTGTGTAATGGTATGGCCAAGAAAGACATGGATGTCATGCCCAACCCACGTGGAAATTAATGAGGACCTTTGCTCAGCGACCGCTTAAGACATCATGTTACTTTTTAGGATATTAGACCCCATGGTTGATAAAGAAATGTAGTGCATAACAAAATTGACAAAAAGCAAAAAACATGGCTCGCACATGTAAACTTAAGCTATAACTGTTcgataatttaaacatggaacATCTGTGATTCTCAGAAGCATTAAACAAACATGAAGTAATAAATGTGGACATATTGCAAAATTTTCCAGCATCAATGCACATAACATTAACTTACATTCTCATCAATATAGTATGAGGGAAAAGAAAGGGTGTTATTTTTCCCTTCAATTAACCAGTCATCATCTCTGCAACAAAAATAGAAAGTTAGAAACTTCCAGTAAAACTTTTCAggtatgattttttaaaattcaaactaTACTAGGATTTTGTCAACTTATCAAAACAAACATTCATCAAACTACACTTGTTCGTCCAAAACCAATACTTTGaactggtttttttttttaaggagaATGATCTAGCTACCGAGAACATGGCTGTTTTGGTCAATGTCAAGCCAAATTTAACTTGTACTAATGTCTTTATCCAGAGCAACATTTTGTCGGAACTCGGAATACCTGATGATCCCACTCGAATGATAATGCATTGCCTTCAGTCAACATAATTTAAATTCTACTCTAGTTTAAACATGCACCAATGATTAAACTAGCTTGTGCTTTGGTCGATATAAATGAATTCTACACTAGTTTAAATATGCACCAAAGTTAACCATGCTTGATAAAGGAACTGTGAATAGAATTTACAGATGGAGTGgaatcagaaaaaaaaaagaaggaaaaaaaagaaagaatagaACTTACGTTCTTTGAAGTATCAGAATCAAAAagcaaaatatagaaaaatgGATGATGTATCAAGGATTAATAAACATCAATGTTCTACTTTTTCCCCTCAAACAGTTGAGTTATTTTAGGGTAAGGACTTAAAAGGGAGGCAACTGGCACTTGTCATTCCTCCAAGTTTGTTCAGCTAAAATATTGAATTGATTCTAAATAGAACAAGATCATGTTCTCCTTCCTACTTCCTCA comes from the Primulina huaijiensis isolate GDHJ02 chromosome 8, ASM1229523v2, whole genome shotgun sequence genome and includes:
- the LOC140982540 gene encoding uncharacterized protein At4g10930, with amino-acid sequence MDVDLVTEEMWEGDNCILDENNEDILNFDGERCGICMDVIIDRGVLDCCQHWFCFACIDNWATITSLCPLCQNEFQLITCVPVYDTVGGYKTDEDTIHRDDDWLIEGKNNTLSFPSYYIDENAVVCLDENGCKIRSGLVAVEEDLDVDTSIACDSCDKWYHAFCVGFDPEGTSDSSWLCPRCFVDNVSQNPHEVLTSKQSNQLGSGLSSGYCLAKSSFSERVSISVADDGETAIVISLLEGNQRTEESRESVLGCGEDVKNTLSTSNSNVLNSKETLFYRNGAKLNLGQPEMEFTLLEDGSYSPSHSLSSPKLKMSTGDADNISPEHSNNRIRDLGFNHNIGSSGLTVMTDLKVEDEAEDQVPEDAEPNKNLEEYLLPADKKASNKMEVLSVNSTTPDEKETIIKVTGAKRKLGDRRNDGNAREASADGKFTPKKIRPDRNNQLICMKDQTAEPAQVDISAIVQGTDHRSHNQHEHKLCSNETSKERESAVRLRLKKIMRRTGDGKDSSALVQELRRKIREAVRDKSSKDPGKTLFDPKLLEAFRAALAGSGTENMKPSLDMKAKRSLLQKGKVRESLTKKIYGSGGKRRRAWTRECEIEFWKHRCIKTTRTEKIQALNSVLDQLRDDSGYSDKTTGKEEAAKVSILSRLYLADTSVFPRKNDIQPVSALKDVATLEQKREVGLTEKASKSSTVDHSDKILSKNSSWPVVSHHLDVKGTDKSVKGLKAETASSEVHQKRLPKGSSTPASCGMKASSEKDTVNKLDVTKGDKRKWALEVLARKTASSNKNVAREKDGDSAILKGNYSLLAQLPKEMQPVLAPCRHNKISVPVRQAQLYRLAEHFLKKVNPSSVVRTAETELAVADAVNIEKEVADKSNSKLVYVNLCSQEVLRRSDSMNSDKIKDSNLCSTSEALSDEAADETNCILSDLVVEDALRSAGLMSDSPPNSPTGSVDDIKKGAGSEKSEDEGPDDVFEVDSHPELDIYGDFEYNLEDDDFIGAGGPKISELQPEPKIKMVFSSLNLGKTNGTLGIQVHEGIADFGALKGSSYLLESQNKPSGGSSVANVGSEDYPVTNSLVDGNKEPSLADCEELYGPDKEPLIVKYSYSLSTTPVEQIVKKTLLGDSSDAEKDSGKAIENHVGNSNVVANSDAEKDSGKAIENHVGNSNVVANSNSSPMLEESSSCSQKRENVSKKEKKSYVDNKKESKSSNSVMHKVEAYIKEHVRPLCKSGVITVEQYRWAVQKTTEKVMKYHSKEKNANFLIKEGEKVKKLAGQYVEASQKAK